From Saccharothrix espanaensis DSM 44229, the proteins below share one genomic window:
- a CDS encoding Pls/PosA family non-ribosomal peptide synthetase has protein sequence MTIAPDSTLAPALFRARAATPERTLLDVVADTARRHPDAPAIDDGTVCLTYRELLAEVDGTRRELAGRGIGVGDRVGIRVPSGTVDLYVSILAVLAAGAAYVPVDAEDPDERADLVFGEADACAVLTEGRTIVPRSTPLGMVGTPGPDDDAWIIFTSGSTGRPKGVAVSHRSAAAFVDAEARLFLADDPISPDDRVLAGLSVAFDASCEEMWLAWRNGACLVPAPRSLVRTGMDLGPWLVEQEITVVSTVPTLAALWPVEALDDVRLLIFGGEACPPELAERLAVDGREVWNTYGPTEATVVACAAPLTGVGPVRIGLPLDGWELAVVDGEGRVVPMGGTGELVIGGVGLARYLDPAKDAEKFAPLEALGWTRAYRSGDLVKAEPEGLLFLGRADEQIKLGGRRIELGEVDAALQALPGVAGAAAAVRTTKGGNQILVGYLVAGDDFDHADAVSRLRAALPAALVPLIAVVDTLPTRTSGKVDRNALPWPLPALDTEAESHLQGTEAWLAEQWAEVIGSRVSRSDADFFASGGGSLAAAQLMSLVRTKYAEVSVSDVYQHPTLRAFAVRLDELAAHEAPVREVTPTPRRATLVQALLTVPLMTVAGLRWTVALAAIGNVLGLLSVSWWLVAAGWLLFISPPGKVALAAGGARLLLRGVKPGAYPRGGGVHLRLWTAEKLAEHTGATNLAGSWITHYARALGAKIGPDVDLHSMPPVTGLLKLGRGSAIEPEVDLSGTWVDGDLVRIGRIRVGAGATVGARSTLFPGARIGKRAEVAPGSGVAGSVPTGQRWSGVPAQRSGKASRLRTRPPRSLWWKNVYGATTFALGLLPAVAALPALLLVVRGPFAQGPLTLGSALIAVPLATVAWLGAYALLVLVSVRLLGIGLRAGVYPVHSRVAWQAWTTERLMNMARVALFPLYASLFTPVWLRLLGMRVGRGVEASTVLALPKMTRIGDGAFLADDTMVGSYELGGGWLRIAEARVGKRAFLGNSGMTAPGRSVPNRGLVGVLSATPKRAKAGSSYLGMPPMKLPRAVADGDQSRTFDPPKRLVVARALVELCRVVPVMCHVALVVLVLFALRELGAFAPLLAGVVLLAAGLTAGAVALVAKWLLIGRFRRREYPLWSAFVWRNELADTFVEVLAVPWLVGSAGGSPLMPLWLRALGARIGRGAWVESYWFPEADLVRLGDGATVNRGCVVQTHLFHDRILRMDQVTLAAGSTLGPHGIVLPGATVGAHTTVGPASLVMRGEEVPAGSRWLGNPISAWR, from the coding sequence GTGACCATTGCCCCCGACTCCACCCTCGCACCCGCGCTGTTCCGCGCCCGCGCCGCCACGCCGGAGCGCACCCTGCTCGACGTCGTCGCCGACACCGCGCGCCGCCACCCGGACGCGCCCGCGATCGACGACGGCACGGTTTGCCTGACCTACCGCGAACTCCTGGCCGAGGTCGACGGCACGCGCCGCGAACTCGCGGGCCGCGGCATCGGCGTCGGCGACCGGGTCGGCATCCGCGTCCCGTCCGGCACGGTCGACCTCTACGTCTCGATCCTCGCGGTGCTCGCCGCCGGCGCGGCCTACGTGCCGGTCGACGCCGAAGACCCGGACGAGCGCGCCGACCTCGTGTTCGGCGAGGCCGACGCCTGCGCGGTGCTGACCGAGGGCCGCACGATCGTGCCGCGTTCCACCCCGCTGGGCATGGTCGGCACCCCCGGCCCGGACGACGACGCCTGGATCATCTTCACCTCCGGCTCGACCGGCAGGCCCAAGGGCGTCGCGGTCTCGCACCGCTCGGCCGCCGCGTTCGTCGACGCCGAGGCGCGCCTGTTCCTCGCCGACGACCCGATCAGCCCGGACGACCGCGTGCTCGCGGGCCTGTCCGTCGCGTTCGACGCGTCCTGCGAGGAGATGTGGCTGGCGTGGCGCAACGGCGCGTGCCTGGTGCCCGCCCCGCGCTCGCTGGTGCGCACCGGCATGGACCTCGGGCCGTGGCTGGTGGAGCAGGAGATCACCGTCGTGTCCACGGTGCCTACGCTGGCCGCGCTGTGGCCGGTCGAGGCGCTCGACGACGTGCGGCTGCTGATCTTCGGCGGCGAGGCGTGCCCGCCGGAACTGGCCGAGCGGCTCGCCGTCGACGGCCGCGAGGTGTGGAACACCTACGGCCCCACCGAGGCCACGGTGGTCGCCTGCGCCGCGCCGCTGACCGGCGTCGGCCCGGTGCGCATCGGGCTCCCGCTGGACGGCTGGGAACTGGCCGTGGTCGACGGCGAGGGCCGGGTGGTGCCGATGGGCGGCACCGGCGAGCTGGTGATCGGCGGCGTCGGCCTGGCCCGCTACCTCGACCCGGCCAAGGACGCCGAGAAGTTCGCCCCGCTGGAGGCGCTGGGCTGGACCCGCGCCTACCGCAGCGGCGACCTGGTCAAGGCCGAGCCCGAGGGCCTGCTGTTCCTGGGCCGCGCCGACGAGCAGATCAAGCTCGGCGGCCGGCGGATCGAGCTGGGCGAGGTCGACGCGGCGCTACAGGCCCTGCCCGGCGTGGCCGGCGCGGCGGCGGCCGTGCGGACCACCAAGGGCGGCAACCAGATCCTGGTCGGCTACCTGGTCGCCGGCGACGACTTCGACCACGCCGACGCGGTGTCCCGGCTGCGGGCCGCGCTGCCCGCCGCCCTGGTGCCGCTGATCGCCGTGGTCGACACGCTGCCGACCCGGACCTCCGGCAAGGTCGACCGCAACGCCCTGCCGTGGCCGCTGCCCGCGCTCGACACCGAGGCGGAGAGCCACCTGCAGGGCACCGAGGCGTGGCTGGCCGAGCAGTGGGCCGAGGTGATCGGCTCGCGGGTCTCCCGCTCCGACGCGGACTTCTTCGCCAGCGGCGGCGGCAGCCTGGCCGCCGCGCAGCTGATGTCGTTGGTGCGCACCAAGTACGCCGAGGTCTCGGTCAGCGACGTCTACCAGCACCCGACGCTGCGCGCGTTCGCCGTGCGGCTCGACGAGCTGGCCGCGCACGAAGCTCCGGTCCGCGAGGTCACGCCGACACCGCGCCGCGCGACGCTCGTGCAGGCGCTGCTGACCGTGCCGCTGATGACCGTCGCCGGTCTGCGGTGGACGGTCGCGCTCGCCGCGATCGGCAACGTGCTCGGCCTGCTGTCGGTCTCCTGGTGGCTGGTCGCGGCCGGGTGGCTGCTGTTCATCAGCCCGCCCGGCAAGGTCGCCCTCGCGGCCGGCGGCGCGCGCCTGCTGCTGCGCGGCGTCAAGCCGGGCGCGTACCCGCGCGGCGGGGGCGTGCACCTGCGGCTGTGGACCGCCGAGAAGCTCGCCGAGCACACCGGCGCGACGAACCTGGCCGGCTCCTGGATCACGCACTACGCCCGCGCGCTGGGCGCCAAGATCGGTCCGGACGTCGACCTGCACTCGATGCCGCCGGTCACCGGGCTGCTCAAGCTCGGCCGGGGCAGCGCGATCGAACCCGAGGTCGACCTGTCCGGCACGTGGGTGGACGGCGACCTGGTGCGGATCGGCCGCATCCGGGTCGGCGCGGGGGCCACGGTCGGCGCGCGCAGCACGCTGTTCCCCGGCGCCCGGATCGGCAAGCGGGCCGAGGTCGCGCCCGGTTCCGGCGTGGCCGGCTCGGTGCCGACCGGCCAGCGCTGGTCCGGGGTGCCCGCGCAGCGCTCCGGCAAGGCGTCCCGGCTGCGCACCCGCCCGCCGCGCTCGCTGTGGTGGAAGAACGTCTACGGCGCGACGACCTTCGCGCTGGGCCTGCTGCCCGCCGTGGCCGCGCTGCCCGCGCTGCTGCTGGTGGTGCGCGGCCCGTTCGCGCAGGGCCCGCTGACGTTGGGCTCCGCGCTGATCGCCGTGCCACTGGCGACGGTGGCGTGGCTGGGCGCGTACGCGCTGCTCGTGCTGGTGTCCGTGCGGCTGCTCGGGATCGGGCTGCGGGCGGGCGTGTACCCGGTGCACAGCCGGGTCGCGTGGCAGGCGTGGACCACCGAGCGGCTGATGAACATGGCCCGGGTGGCGCTGTTCCCGTTGTACGCCAGCCTGTTCACGCCGGTGTGGCTGCGGCTGCTCGGCATGCGGGTCGGCCGGGGCGTGGAGGCCTCGACCGTGCTGGCGCTGCCGAAGATGACCCGAATCGGCGACGGCGCGTTCCTCGCCGACGACACCATGGTCGGCTCCTACGAGCTGGGCGGCGGCTGGCTGCGGATCGCCGAGGCGCGGGTCGGCAAGCGGGCGTTCCTGGGCAACTCCGGGATGACCGCGCCCGGCCGCTCGGTGCCCAACCGGGGCCTGGTCGGCGTGCTCTCGGCCACCCCGAAGCGGGCCAAGGCGGGCAGCTCCTACCTCGGGATGCCGCCGATGAAGCTGCCGCGCGCGGTCGCCGACGGCGACCAGAGCCGCACGTTCGACCCGCCCAAGCGGCTGGTCGTGGCGCGGGCGCTGGTCGAGCTGTGCCGGGTCGTGCCGGTGATGTGCCACGTGGCACTGGTCGTGCTGGTGCTGTTCGCGCTGCGCGAGCTGGGCGCGTTCGCGCCGCTGCTGGCCGGCGTGGTGCTGCTGGCCGCCGGGCTGACCGCGGGCGCGGTGGCGCTGGTGGCCAAGTGGCTGCTGATCGGGCGGTTCCGGCGGCGGGAGTACCCGCTGTGGAGCGCGTTCGTCTGGCGCAACGAGCTCGCGGACACCTTCGTCGAGGTCCTGGCCGTGCCGTGGCTGGTCGGCTCGGCCGGCGGGTCGCCGCTGATGCCGCTGTGGCTGCGGGCGCTGGGCGCCCGGATCGGGCGCGGCGCGTGGGTCGAGTCGTACTGGTTCCCGGAGGCCGACCTGGTCCGGTTGGGCGACGGCGCGACGGTGAACCGGGGGTGCGTGGTGCAGACCCACCTGTTCCATGATCGGATCCTGCGCATGGACCAGGTGACGTTGGCGGCGGGCTCGACGCTCGGACCGCACGGGATCGTGCTGCCCGGCGCGACGGTCGGCGCGCACACGACGGTGGGGCCCGCCTCGCTGGTGATGCGCGGCGAGGAGGTGCCGGCGGGCAGCCGGTGGCTGGGCAACCCGATCTCCGCGTGGCGATGA
- a CDS encoding LLM class flavin-dependent oxidoreductase, with protein sequence MKVGITILPEYRWAEAKPRWEALERYGFHHAWTFDHVGWRTLVDGPWFSAVPTLALAAAATTRIGLGILVASPNFRHPVSFARELTALDDVSDGRFTLGIGAGGMRGYDTEVFGGTNTAASPARRYAEFVELLDALLTHDNVTWTGEYYRASGARNLPGCVQRPRIPFVLAANGPKALRLVARFGQGWVTTGTSQDTLDSWWASVAELSARLDDALDEAGRDRSQVRRFLQTDAAPVFSLSSVECFRDFLGRAGESGFTDLAAPWPRESGVFAGDEGLLETIAAEVLPELD encoded by the coding sequence ATGAAGGTCGGGATCACCATCCTCCCCGAGTATCGCTGGGCCGAGGCGAAACCGCGCTGGGAGGCGTTGGAGCGCTACGGTTTCCACCACGCGTGGACGTTCGACCACGTCGGCTGGCGGACCCTCGTGGACGGCCCGTGGTTCTCCGCCGTGCCGACGTTGGCGCTGGCAGCGGCCGCGACGACGCGGATCGGGCTGGGCATCCTGGTGGCCTCGCCCAATTTCCGGCACCCGGTGTCGTTCGCCCGCGAGCTGACCGCGCTGGACGACGTGTCGGACGGGCGGTTCACGCTCGGCATCGGCGCGGGCGGGATGCGGGGCTACGACACGGAAGTGTTCGGCGGGACGAACACCGCGGCCAGTCCGGCGCGCCGGTACGCGGAGTTCGTGGAGCTGCTGGATGCCTTGCTGACACACGACAACGTCACCTGGACGGGTGAGTACTACCGGGCTTCCGGCGCGCGGAACCTGCCTGGTTGCGTGCAGCGGCCCCGGATCCCGTTCGTCCTGGCGGCCAACGGGCCCAAGGCGCTGCGGCTGGTCGCGCGGTTCGGCCAGGGCTGGGTCACCACCGGCACCTCGCAGGACACGCTGGACTCGTGGTGGGCCTCGGTGGCCGAGCTGTCGGCGCGACTGGACGACGCGCTGGACGAGGCCGGGCGGGACCGCTCGCAGGTGCGGCGGTTCCTCCAGACCGACGCCGCACCGGTGTTCTCGCTGTCGAGCGTCGAGTGCTTCCGTGATTTCCTGGGCCGGGCGGGGGAATCGGGCTTCACCGACCTGGCCGCGCCGTGGCCGCGCGAGTCGGGCGTGTTCGCCGGCGACGAGGGCCTGCTGGAGACGATCGCGGCCGAAGTCCTGCCCGAACTCGACTAG